Proteins encoded in a region of the Sparus aurata chromosome 6, fSpaAur1.1, whole genome shotgun sequence genome:
- the ccdc120b gene encoding coiled-coil domain-containing protein 120, with protein MEVKGHLITSMGLGAPDVQGCQDSKLQAERIAALQERKQALEALLNSRVGELKQVCLQEAELTGKLPRAFPLETGEKPPVVQRRAGLAPNTKAEDEAAQRKQMKAIFTGALYRHSESDRNVPNSKRTVHRGCHTEDTVMSESTSSMSDSTSHDNESSPSVAADQRSLSQPRLTVGSPDHRISRKLSPVEIYYEMRTRRNSVTSSVSPTHSLPRSASNVEGRSVPATPLLARTAPISVHVRSDASGGNGLKQWSGSLDVPYMIPLAQEGSSSDRRSCPYSSRARRSNSSEALLDRSSLPDDPAPRNGMPPRGGPYKSSETLTDGKLRHIHLGSPERHVDNSVEQAKLRLSMGGRGAGGGYNELLMDYIWGKQQRMQVQHHLYQSTGRIWQDGPSPRSSTAAAPPHANGFSHSQVHLPSAAPPYSPMVLRGSQAELRRVKVTRTKSCGPFIPLQQHSQDGILLSAYESPLPASGTTTSSIPNLLPYQTELSGPSFGRRPPQFSLPTPEDSTRSLHKALALEGLRDWYLRNALGYPPAASKSHEAGISRLSHPHPLVHQAQSVQGETANLHRSSIPQSASFHGHPLHGRSMEFSLYQETPHPQMQEATPKEPSADPGTLV; from the exons ATGGAGGTCAAAGGACATCTGATCACATCCATGGGTTTGGGGGCTCCTG ATGTTCAAGGCTGCCAGGACAGCAAGCTGCAGGCTGAGAGGATTGCAGCTCTGCAAGAGAGGAAGCAGGCCCTGGAGGCCCTCCTCAACTCCAGAGTGGGGGAACTCAAACAAGTCTGTTTGCAGGAAGCA GAGCTGACCGGGAAGTTGCCGCGTGCTTTCCCCCTAGAGACGGGAGAGAAACCCCCAGTGGTGCAGCGCAGAGCTGGCCTGGCGCCCAACACCAAGGCAGAG GATGAGGCTGCCCAAAGAAAGCAGATGAAAGCCATCTTCACCGGTGCTCTGTACAGACACTCAGAATCGGACCGAAATGTCCCAAATAGCAAGAGGACAGTTCATCGAGGGTGTCACACAG agGACACTGTCATGTCAGAGAGTACAAGCTCCATGTCAGATTCAACATCCCATGACAATG AGTCTTCTCCCAGCGTGGCCGCTGACCAGCGCTCTCTGTCTCAGCCCCGACTCACCGTGGGCAGCCCCGACCACAGGATCAGCAGGAAGCTGTCTCCAGTCGAGATTTACTACGAGATGAGGACGCGCCGCAACTCTGTCACAAGCTCTGTCAG CCCAACTCACTCTTTACCAAGAAGTGCATCTAACGTTGAAGGCAGAAGTGTTCCAGCCACTCCTCTCTTGGCCCGAACTGCTCCAATCAGCGTTCACGTCAG GTCGGATGCGTCGGGTGGTAATGGGTTGAAGCAGTGGTCTGGCAGTCTGGATGTTCCCTACATGATTCCACTGGCCCAGGAGGGCTCCTCCTCTGACCGGAGAAGCTGCCCTTACAGCTCCCGGGCCAGGCGCAGTAACAGCTCCGAGGCGCTGCTAGATAGGTCGAGCCTTCCTGACGATCCTGCTCCCAGAAACGGGATGCCCCCCCGAGGAGGGCCCTACAAGAGCTCTGAGACACTGACTGATGGCAAGCTGCGACACATTCACCTGGGCAGCCCCGAGAGACACGTCGATAACTCTGTGGAACAGGCCAAACTGCGTCTGTCCATGGGTGGCAGAGGGGCTGGTGGAGGCTACAATGAGCTACTGATGGACTATATCTGGGGGAAACAGCAGAGGATGCAGGTGCAGCACCACCTGTACCAGTCCACTGGCAGGATCTGGCAGGACGGGCCCTCTCCTCGCTCCTCTACTGCAGCGGCGCCTCCCCATGCCAATGGCTTTTCACATTCCCAGGTGCATCTCCCCAGCGCTGCACCTCCTTATAGCCCCATGGTCCTCCGAGGGTCCCAAGCTGAGCTGCGCAGGGTCAAAGTCACCAGAACCAAATCTTGTGGACCCTTTATTCCTTTGCAGCAACATTCCCAGGATGGCATCCTGCTTTCAGCGTACGAGTCTCCCCTTCCTGCCTCTGGCaccaccacatcctccatcccCAACCTGCTCCCCTACCAGACCGAGCTGTCTGGCCCCTCCTTCGGCCGCAGACCCCCACAGTTCTCTCTTCCGACCCCAGAGGACTCGACACGGAGCCTGCATAAAGCCCTGGCTCTGGAGGGACTGAGGGACTGGTACCTGAGGAATGCCCTCGGCTATCCTCCTGCTGCCTCAAAGAGCCACGAGGCGGGGATCTCTCGCCTCTCACACCCCCATCCGCTGGTCCACCAGGCCCAGTCTGTTCAAGGTGAAACAGCCAACCTCCACAGGTCTTCGATACCCCAGTCAGCCAGCTTCCATGGTCACCCGCTGCATGGAAG GTCGATGGAGTTCTCTCTCTATCAGGAGACTCCTCATCCACAGATGCAAGAAGCGACCCCAAAGGAACCCAGTGCAGACCCAGGCACGCTAGTCTGA
- the LOC115582660 gene encoding SRSF protein kinase 2-like isoform X1, which produces MSSSYAAAISALITTNSLNPPIKPRTYPSPGTSWRPKPSPPPSKVAHCPPAAQTNPRSPEPLGAYDEQQENPDDYDIGGYYHVKIGGIFVDRYQVLKKLGWGHFSTVWLCWDIKRRRFVALKVVKSAQIFTETALDEIKLLKCVRDSDPKDPQRERVVNLIDDFRITGVNGEHVCMVLEVLGHELLRWIVKSNYTGLPLPCVKSILRQVLQGLDYLHTKCKIIHTDIKPENILLRVDEAYIQKLAANTELWQLPVSPAVASSSVNRSSRDKQSLSSLLGKLTGVFHTLGEWSSKVSKNPMRRLTRRDKSRRGQESATDHHRKDKLSASFSDVSAPSGACSSTCLSKLTDPKLKFRRHTQLFDDRLDSAPHGHRHAACSWTDLHTDAPASGSRSVLLHQNGEKEPSKPAPSSSLDLLRPESADKIDIKIADLGNACWVHKHFTEDIQTCQYRSVEVLIGTDYGTPADIWSTACMAFELATGDYLFDPQSGATFSREEDHIAHIIELLGELPSQFALSGRNSKRYFNRKGQLRHISKLKPWSLFEILLDKYEWPREEAAQFSSFLLTMLELLPEKRATAAQCLKHPWIIS; this is translated from the exons ATGTCATCTTCATATGCTGCTGCTATATCAGCCCTCATCACTACAAACTCACTGAATCCACCCATCAAGCCAAGGACTTACCCCTCCCCAGGCACATCATGGCGTCCCAAACCTTCTCCACCGCCCAGCAAAGTTGCCCACTGCCCTCCAGCTGCACAGACAAATCCTCGTTCCCCCGAGCCTCTGGGAGCTTATGATGAGCAACAGGAGAACCCTGACGACTATGACATTG GTGGCTACTACCACGTAAAGATTGGAGGGATTTTTGTTGACCGCTACCAGGTGCTTAAAAAGTTGGGATGGGGTCACTTCTCTACTGTGTGGCTCTGCTGGGATATAAA GAGGAGGCGTTTTGTGGCGCTGAAGGTGGTGAAGAGTGCTCAAATATTCACAGAGACGGCACTGGATGAGATCAAACTTCTGAAATGT GTCAGAGACAGTGACCCTAAAGATCCACAACGTGAGAGAGTCGTGAACCTCATAGATGACTTCAGGATCACTGGAGTAAATGGAGAGC ACGTCTGCATGGTTCTGGAGGTGCTGGGCCATGAGCTGCTGAGGTGGATTGTCAAGTCCAACTACACTGGTCTCCCCCTTCCCTGCGTTAAGAGCATCCTCCGACAG GTCCTGCAGGGTTTGGATTACTTGCACACTAAATGCAAGATCATCCACACAGACATCAAGCCAGAAAACATTCTGCTGAGAGTGGACGAGGCTTACATTCAGAAACTGGCGGCCAACACTGAGCTGTGGCAGCTACCAGTGTCCCCTGCTGTTGCCAGCTCCTCAG TGAACAGATCCTCCAGAGATAAACAG AGTTTGTCCAGCTTGTTGGGGAAGCTGACTGGGGTTTTCCACACTCTTGGAGAGTGG TCCAGCAAGGTGTCCAAGAACCCCATGAGGCGACTGACGAGGAGAGACAAGAGTCGCCGAGGACAGGAGAGTGCAACTGACCACCATCGAAAAGACAAACTTAGTGCGTCattctctgatgtctctgctcCCTCTGGTGCCTGTagctccacctgtctctctaaACTCACAGATCCTAAACTCAAATTCAGGAGGCACACCCAGCTATTTGATGACAGACTGGACTCAGCTCCACATGGTCACAGACACGCAGCCTGCTCTTGGACAGACCTCCACACAGATGCTCCTGCATCTGGCTCCCGATCAGTGTTATTACATCAGAATGGAGAAAAGGAGCCATCTAAACCTGCACCATCCTCTTCCCTTG ACTTACTCAGGCCCGAAAGTGCTGATAAAATCGACATCAAGATTGCTGACCTAGGCAACGCCTGCTGGGTG CACAAACACTTCACCGAGGACATCCAGACGTGTCAGTACCGCTCTGTGGAGGTTCTGATCGGCACTGACTATGGCACACCGGCTGACATCTGGAGCACCGCCTGCATG GCTTTCGAGCTGGCCACAGGGGATTATCTGTTCGACCCCCAATCAGGAGCCACATTCTCCCGCGAGGAAG ATCACATTGCCCACATCATCGAGCTGCTAGGAGAACTTCCATCCCAGTTTGCCCTCTCAGGGAGAAATTCTAAACGATACTTCAACCGAAAAg GACAACTGCGACACATCTCAAAGCTGAAGCCATGGAGCTTGTTTGAGATCCTGCTGGATAAGTACGAGTGGCCACGGGAGGAAGCCGCCCAGTTCAGCTCCTTCCTCCTCACCATGCTGGAGCTGCTGCCAGAGAAAAGAGCCACCGCTGCCCAGTGTCTCAAACACCCCTGGATCATATCCTAG
- the LOC115582660 gene encoding SRSF protein kinase 2-like isoform X2 has translation MSSSYAAAISALITTNSLNPPIKPRTYPSPGTSWRPKPSPPPSKVAHCPPAAQTNPRSPEPLGAYDEQQENPDDYDIGGYYHVKIGGIFVDRYQVLKKLGWGHFSTVWLCWDIKRRRFVALKVVKSAQIFTETALDEIKLLKCVRDSDPKDPQRERVVNLIDDFRITGVNGEHVCMVLEVLGHELLRWIVKSNYTGLPLPCVKSILRQVLQGLDYLHTKCKIIHTDIKPENILLRVDEAYIQKLAANTELWQLPVSPAVASSSVNRSSRDKQSSKVSKNPMRRLTRRDKSRRGQESATDHHRKDKLSASFSDVSAPSGACSSTCLSKLTDPKLKFRRHTQLFDDRLDSAPHGHRHAACSWTDLHTDAPASGSRSVLLHQNGEKEPSKPAPSSSLDLLRPESADKIDIKIADLGNACWVHKHFTEDIQTCQYRSVEVLIGTDYGTPADIWSTACMAFELATGDYLFDPQSGATFSREEDHIAHIIELLGELPSQFALSGRNSKRYFNRKGQLRHISKLKPWSLFEILLDKYEWPREEAAQFSSFLLTMLELLPEKRATAAQCLKHPWIIS, from the exons ATGTCATCTTCATATGCTGCTGCTATATCAGCCCTCATCACTACAAACTCACTGAATCCACCCATCAAGCCAAGGACTTACCCCTCCCCAGGCACATCATGGCGTCCCAAACCTTCTCCACCGCCCAGCAAAGTTGCCCACTGCCCTCCAGCTGCACAGACAAATCCTCGTTCCCCCGAGCCTCTGGGAGCTTATGATGAGCAACAGGAGAACCCTGACGACTATGACATTG GTGGCTACTACCACGTAAAGATTGGAGGGATTTTTGTTGACCGCTACCAGGTGCTTAAAAAGTTGGGATGGGGTCACTTCTCTACTGTGTGGCTCTGCTGGGATATAAA GAGGAGGCGTTTTGTGGCGCTGAAGGTGGTGAAGAGTGCTCAAATATTCACAGAGACGGCACTGGATGAGATCAAACTTCTGAAATGT GTCAGAGACAGTGACCCTAAAGATCCACAACGTGAGAGAGTCGTGAACCTCATAGATGACTTCAGGATCACTGGAGTAAATGGAGAGC ACGTCTGCATGGTTCTGGAGGTGCTGGGCCATGAGCTGCTGAGGTGGATTGTCAAGTCCAACTACACTGGTCTCCCCCTTCCCTGCGTTAAGAGCATCCTCCGACAG GTCCTGCAGGGTTTGGATTACTTGCACACTAAATGCAAGATCATCCACACAGACATCAAGCCAGAAAACATTCTGCTGAGAGTGGACGAGGCTTACATTCAGAAACTGGCGGCCAACACTGAGCTGTGGCAGCTACCAGTGTCCCCTGCTGTTGCCAGCTCCTCAG TGAACAGATCCTCCAGAGATAAACAG TCCAGCAAGGTGTCCAAGAACCCCATGAGGCGACTGACGAGGAGAGACAAGAGTCGCCGAGGACAGGAGAGTGCAACTGACCACCATCGAAAAGACAAACTTAGTGCGTCattctctgatgtctctgctcCCTCTGGTGCCTGTagctccacctgtctctctaaACTCACAGATCCTAAACTCAAATTCAGGAGGCACACCCAGCTATTTGATGACAGACTGGACTCAGCTCCACATGGTCACAGACACGCAGCCTGCTCTTGGACAGACCTCCACACAGATGCTCCTGCATCTGGCTCCCGATCAGTGTTATTACATCAGAATGGAGAAAAGGAGCCATCTAAACCTGCACCATCCTCTTCCCTTG ACTTACTCAGGCCCGAAAGTGCTGATAAAATCGACATCAAGATTGCTGACCTAGGCAACGCCTGCTGGGTG CACAAACACTTCACCGAGGACATCCAGACGTGTCAGTACCGCTCTGTGGAGGTTCTGATCGGCACTGACTATGGCACACCGGCTGACATCTGGAGCACCGCCTGCATG GCTTTCGAGCTGGCCACAGGGGATTATCTGTTCGACCCCCAATCAGGAGCCACATTCTCCCGCGAGGAAG ATCACATTGCCCACATCATCGAGCTGCTAGGAGAACTTCCATCCCAGTTTGCCCTCTCAGGGAGAAATTCTAAACGATACTTCAACCGAAAAg GACAACTGCGACACATCTCAAAGCTGAAGCCATGGAGCTTGTTTGAGATCCTGCTGGATAAGTACGAGTGGCCACGGGAGGAAGCCGCCCAGTTCAGCTCCTTCCTCCTCACCATGCTGGAGCTGCTGCCAGAGAAAAGAGCCACCGCTGCCCAGTGTCTCAAACACCCCTGGATCATATCCTAG
- the LOC115582660 gene encoding SRSF protein kinase 2-like isoform X3, producing MGSLLYCVALLGYKVRDSDPKDPQRERVVNLIDDFRITGVNGEHVCMVLEVLGHELLRWIVKSNYTGLPLPCVKSILRQVLQGLDYLHTKCKIIHTDIKPENILLRVDEAYIQKLAANTELWQLPVSPAVASSSVNRSSRDKQSLSSLLGKLTGVFHTLGEWSSKVSKNPMRRLTRRDKSRRGQESATDHHRKDKLSASFSDVSAPSGACSSTCLSKLTDPKLKFRRHTQLFDDRLDSAPHGHRHAACSWTDLHTDAPASGSRSVLLHQNGEKEPSKPAPSSSLDLLRPESADKIDIKIADLGNACWVHKHFTEDIQTCQYRSVEVLIGTDYGTPADIWSTACMAFELATGDYLFDPQSGATFSREEDHIAHIIELLGELPSQFALSGRNSKRYFNRKGQLRHISKLKPWSLFEILLDKYEWPREEAAQFSSFLLTMLELLPEKRATAAQCLKHPWIIS from the exons ATGGGGTCACTTCTCTACTGTGTGGCTCTGCTGGGATATAAA GTCAGAGACAGTGACCCTAAAGATCCACAACGTGAGAGAGTCGTGAACCTCATAGATGACTTCAGGATCACTGGAGTAAATGGAGAGC ACGTCTGCATGGTTCTGGAGGTGCTGGGCCATGAGCTGCTGAGGTGGATTGTCAAGTCCAACTACACTGGTCTCCCCCTTCCCTGCGTTAAGAGCATCCTCCGACAG GTCCTGCAGGGTTTGGATTACTTGCACACTAAATGCAAGATCATCCACACAGACATCAAGCCAGAAAACATTCTGCTGAGAGTGGACGAGGCTTACATTCAGAAACTGGCGGCCAACACTGAGCTGTGGCAGCTACCAGTGTCCCCTGCTGTTGCCAGCTCCTCAG TGAACAGATCCTCCAGAGATAAACAG AGTTTGTCCAGCTTGTTGGGGAAGCTGACTGGGGTTTTCCACACTCTTGGAGAGTGG TCCAGCAAGGTGTCCAAGAACCCCATGAGGCGACTGACGAGGAGAGACAAGAGTCGCCGAGGACAGGAGAGTGCAACTGACCACCATCGAAAAGACAAACTTAGTGCGTCattctctgatgtctctgctcCCTCTGGTGCCTGTagctccacctgtctctctaaACTCACAGATCCTAAACTCAAATTCAGGAGGCACACCCAGCTATTTGATGACAGACTGGACTCAGCTCCACATGGTCACAGACACGCAGCCTGCTCTTGGACAGACCTCCACACAGATGCTCCTGCATCTGGCTCCCGATCAGTGTTATTACATCAGAATGGAGAAAAGGAGCCATCTAAACCTGCACCATCCTCTTCCCTTG ACTTACTCAGGCCCGAAAGTGCTGATAAAATCGACATCAAGATTGCTGACCTAGGCAACGCCTGCTGGGTG CACAAACACTTCACCGAGGACATCCAGACGTGTCAGTACCGCTCTGTGGAGGTTCTGATCGGCACTGACTATGGCACACCGGCTGACATCTGGAGCACCGCCTGCATG GCTTTCGAGCTGGCCACAGGGGATTATCTGTTCGACCCCCAATCAGGAGCCACATTCTCCCGCGAGGAAG ATCACATTGCCCACATCATCGAGCTGCTAGGAGAACTTCCATCCCAGTTTGCCCTCTCAGGGAGAAATTCTAAACGATACTTCAACCGAAAAg GACAACTGCGACACATCTCAAAGCTGAAGCCATGGAGCTTGTTTGAGATCCTGCTGGATAAGTACGAGTGGCCACGGGAGGAAGCCGCCCAGTTCAGCTCCTTCCTCCTCACCATGCTGGAGCTGCTGCCAGAGAAAAGAGCCACCGCTGCCCAGTGTCTCAAACACCCCTGGATCATATCCTAG
- the LOC115582660 gene encoding SRSF protein kinase 2-like isoform X4 gives MVLEVLGHELLRWIVKSNYTGLPLPCVKSILRQVLQGLDYLHTKCKIIHTDIKPENILLRVDEAYIQKLAANTELWQLPVSPAVASSSVNRSSRDKQSLSSLLGKLTGVFHTLGEWSSKVSKNPMRRLTRRDKSRRGQESATDHHRKDKLSASFSDVSAPSGACSSTCLSKLTDPKLKFRRHTQLFDDRLDSAPHGHRHAACSWTDLHTDAPASGSRSVLLHQNGEKEPSKPAPSSSLDLLRPESADKIDIKIADLGNACWVHKHFTEDIQTCQYRSVEVLIGTDYGTPADIWSTACMAFELATGDYLFDPQSGATFSREEDHIAHIIELLGELPSQFALSGRNSKRYFNRKGQLRHISKLKPWSLFEILLDKYEWPREEAAQFSSFLLTMLELLPEKRATAAQCLKHPWIIS, from the exons ATGGTTCTGGAGGTGCTGGGCCATGAGCTGCTGAGGTGGATTGTCAAGTCCAACTACACTGGTCTCCCCCTTCCCTGCGTTAAGAGCATCCTCCGACAG GTCCTGCAGGGTTTGGATTACTTGCACACTAAATGCAAGATCATCCACACAGACATCAAGCCAGAAAACATTCTGCTGAGAGTGGACGAGGCTTACATTCAGAAACTGGCGGCCAACACTGAGCTGTGGCAGCTACCAGTGTCCCCTGCTGTTGCCAGCTCCTCAG TGAACAGATCCTCCAGAGATAAACAG AGTTTGTCCAGCTTGTTGGGGAAGCTGACTGGGGTTTTCCACACTCTTGGAGAGTGG TCCAGCAAGGTGTCCAAGAACCCCATGAGGCGACTGACGAGGAGAGACAAGAGTCGCCGAGGACAGGAGAGTGCAACTGACCACCATCGAAAAGACAAACTTAGTGCGTCattctctgatgtctctgctcCCTCTGGTGCCTGTagctccacctgtctctctaaACTCACAGATCCTAAACTCAAATTCAGGAGGCACACCCAGCTATTTGATGACAGACTGGACTCAGCTCCACATGGTCACAGACACGCAGCCTGCTCTTGGACAGACCTCCACACAGATGCTCCTGCATCTGGCTCCCGATCAGTGTTATTACATCAGAATGGAGAAAAGGAGCCATCTAAACCTGCACCATCCTCTTCCCTTG ACTTACTCAGGCCCGAAAGTGCTGATAAAATCGACATCAAGATTGCTGACCTAGGCAACGCCTGCTGGGTG CACAAACACTTCACCGAGGACATCCAGACGTGTCAGTACCGCTCTGTGGAGGTTCTGATCGGCACTGACTATGGCACACCGGCTGACATCTGGAGCACCGCCTGCATG GCTTTCGAGCTGGCCACAGGGGATTATCTGTTCGACCCCCAATCAGGAGCCACATTCTCCCGCGAGGAAG ATCACATTGCCCACATCATCGAGCTGCTAGGAGAACTTCCATCCCAGTTTGCCCTCTCAGGGAGAAATTCTAAACGATACTTCAACCGAAAAg GACAACTGCGACACATCTCAAAGCTGAAGCCATGGAGCTTGTTTGAGATCCTGCTGGATAAGTACGAGTGGCCACGGGAGGAAGCCGCCCAGTTCAGCTCCTTCCTCCTCACCATGCTGGAGCTGCTGCCAGAGAAAAGAGCCACCGCTGCCCAGTGTCTCAAACACCCCTGGATCATATCCTAG